From a region of the Panicum virgatum strain AP13 chromosome 2K, P.virgatum_v5, whole genome shotgun sequence genome:
- the LOC120660959 gene encoding probable carboxylesterase 5, with protein MHASKNFVEDAVAEVDFDFSPFLKRYKDGRIERLLRSPPLPASENPRANRGVATRDVVIDHSTGVSARLFLPSRAAKAAGSKRLPLVVYIHGGSFCTESAFCRTYHGYATSLAASAGALVVSVEYRLAPEHPIPTAYDDAWSALKWVASFADPWLADYADPARMFLAGDSAGGNIAYHTAVRASQDDGLELGVDIEGMAIVHPYFWGAERLPSEEVWDGAAVFPVYGVDWLWPFVTAGQASNDDPRLNPPEEEIASLTCRRVLVAVAEKDTLRERGCRLLDRFSDYNARTATGGEATLVESEGEDHGFHLYSPLRATSRRLMENIVRFINQPPKPMILGVPRRPFMDVFDYGMNMKRRCSDSTTTTCSMAYATSKIGGPKKNYGLFSGAVWPTNKQAYKGPAAAAAFAGTRHLIKNMW; from the coding sequence ATGCATGCAAGCAAGAACTTTGTGGAGGATGCTGTCGCTGAAGTCGACTTTGACTTCTCCCCATTCCTAAAACGGTACAAGGATGGCCGAATCGAGCGGTTGCTGAGGAGTCCTCCCTTGCCTGCGTCGGAGAACCCGAGAGCCAACCGCGGGGTGGCAACGAGAGATGTGGTCATCGACCACAGCACCGGTGTGTCGGCACGGCTGTTCCTCCCCTCCCGGGCCGCCAAGGCTGCCGGCAGCAAGAGACTCCCCCTCGTGGTGTACATCCACGGCGGCTCCTTCTGCACGGAGAGCGCCTTCTGCCGGACCTACCACGGCTACGCCACCTCCCTTGCTGCGAGCGCCGGGGCGCTCGTAGTCTCGGTGGAGTACCGCCTCGCGCCGGAGCACCCCATACCTACGGCCTACGACGACGCATGGTCTGCGCTCAAGTGGGTGGCATCCTTCGCTGACCCCTGGCTCGCCGACTATGCAGATCCCGCGCGCATGTTCCTTGCCGGCGACAGTGCAGGCGGGAACATCGCCTACCACACAGCGGTACGGGCCAGCCAAGACGACGGATTGGAATTGGGCGTCGACATCGAGGGGATGGCCATCGTGCACCCCTACTTCTGGGGAGCCGAGCGGCTGCCTTCCGAGGAGGTCTGGGATGGCGCAGCGGTGTTTCCAGTGTACGGGGTGGACTGGCTCTGGCCGTTCGTGACCGCGGGCCAGGCCAGCAACGATGACCCTCGGCTCAACCCTCCTGAGGAGGAGATCGCGTCGCTGACGTGCCGGCGGGTcctcgtggccgtggccgagaagGACACCCTGCGGGAACGCGGGTGCCGCCTCCTCGACCGCTTCAGCGACTACAACGCGCGCActgccaccggcggcgaggcaaCGCTGGTGGAGTCGGAGGGCGAGGACCACGGCTTCCACCTCTACAGCCCACTGCGCGCCACCAGCAGGAGGCTCATGGAGAACATCGTGCGCTTCATCAACCAGCCTCCAAAGCCTATGATACTAGGTGTCCCTCGCCGGCCGTTTATGGACGTATTTGACTATGGGATGAACATGAAACGTCGTTGCAGTgactcgacgacgacgacctgcAGCATGGCGTATGCAACGTCAAAAATTGGAGGACCCAAGAAAAACTACGGGCTCTTTTCGGGCGCCGTGTGGCCTACTAACAAGCAGGCCTACAaggggccagcagcagcagccgccttcGCCGGAACTCGTCATCTTATCAAGAACATGTGGTAA
- the LOC120660982 gene encoding bisdemethoxycurcumin synthase-like codes for MATTVREIRRAQRSDGPAAMLSIGTANPANCVSQEEFPDYYFRVTNKEHLTDLKDTFKKLCRIAGLEKRFFHHTEQVLNSHPGLLQGTSSALDSRLHVVAKAAPELAASAAAKAIARWGRPATDITHLIVSTNSEARSPGADLGLATLLGLRPDVCRTVLQLNGCSAGCAALRLAKDHAENNRGARVLVVCVELTITTFRAPHEGDNFGTLIPQALFGDGAGAVIVGADAVQPAERPLFEIVSASQAVIPGSEKQLNVRLGEVGIDIDISFNLPKFVAQNLERCLLDASGALALNGVECKWNDLFWALHPGSRGILDRVESALGLEAKKLAASRTVVKDYGNMLSATVIFVLEELRRRMDEEGNEAAEWGMMVGFGPGFTVETMVLHATKY; via the exons ATGGCAACCACAGTACGTGAGATCCGGCGTGCGCAGCGTTCTGATGGCCCAGCAGCTATGCTCAGTATTGGCACCGCAAATCCAGCCAACTGCGTGTCTCAGGAGGAGTTCCCCGATTACTATTTTCGTGTCACAAACAAGGAGCACCTCACGGACCTCAAAGATACATTCAAGAAACTAT GTCGGATCGCGGGGCTGGAGAAACGCTTCTTTCACCACACGGAGCAAGTGCTCAACTCCCACCCGGGCTTGCTTCAGGGGACGTCCTCGGCTCTGGACTCGCGGCTCCACGTCGTCGCCAAGGCTGCTCCAGAGCTCgccgcgtcggccgccgccaAGGCCATCGCGAGATGGGGCCGCCCGGCCACCGACATCACCCACCTCATCGTAAGCACCAACTCCGAAGCCCGCTCACCGGGTGCGGACCTCGGGCTGGCCACGCTCCTCGGCCTCCGCCCCGACGTCTGCCGGACCGTGCTCCAGCTCAACGGCTGCTCAGCCGGCTGCGCCGCCCTTCGCCTGGCCAAGGACCATGCCGAGAACaaccgcggcgcgcgcgtgctCGTGGTCTGCGTCGAGCTCACCATCACCACCTTTCGGGCCCCACACGAAGGCGATAACTTCGGCACCCTCATTCCGCAGGCGTTgttcggcgacggcgcgggcgcTGTCATCGTCGGCGCCGACGCCGTGCAACCCGCCGAGCGCCCGCTCTTCGAGATTGTGTCCGCCTCGCAGGCCGTGATACCTGGGTCGGAGAAGCAGCTCAACGTGCGGCTCGGGGAAGTCGGGATCGACATCGACATCTCCTTCAACCTGCCGAAGTTTGTCGCGCAGAATCTCGAGCGCTGCCTGCTTGATGCGTCTGGGGCGCTCGCCCTTAATGGCGTTGAGTGTAAGTGGAACGACCTCTTCTGGGCACTCCATCCGGGCAGCCGCGGGATTCTGGACCGCGTTGAGTCGGCTCTCGGGCTGGAGGCCAAGAAGCTAGCGGCAAGCCGAACTGTGGTGAAAGACTACGGGAACATGCTATCCGCAACGGTGATATTCGTGCTCGAAGAGCTGCGCCGGCGAATGGATGAGGAAGGTAATGAGGCTGCAGAGTGGGGGATGATGGTGGGCTTTGGACCGGGATTCACTGTTGAGACCATGGTGCTACACGCTACAAAGTACTAG